GCCGAAGTACATAATGAGGTGGTTGGTTATGCCACCTATATCAAACAATTCGCCACCTGGGATGCTGATTTTTATATCTATATGGATTGCCTGTTCTTAAATGAAAAATCCCGCGGTTATGGCATTGGAGAACAGATTATGAATAGAATTAAAGAAGAAAGCCAAAAAATGGGATGTAATCTCATTCAGTGGCAGACTCCGGATTTTAATACAGGTGCTATACGGTTTTATAAAAGAATCGGGGCTACCTCTAAATCTAAAGAACGCTTCTTTTTAGAATTTTGACTCATTACACGCTTCCGAATCCTTGATTTTTTTTGATCTGGTTCGTGCAAATCCTCAAAAGTCTGTTATCGAACGGATCCTCCCAGTTCGATCAGCACTTGGTTAGATGCTTCCAGCTTCTGTTCTTTTTCTTTGGGATACAACTCTTCGGCAGCCATTTCTGCACTGCTCATTGCTTCCTCAAGAATTCGTTTTCCCCCTTTGGCCAGTTTCACTAAACTAACGCGCGCATCCCGTGCATTGGCTTCTTTTTCAACCATCCCGATTTTTTCCAGCGGACTGATTTTTTTGGTGATAGCCGAAGCCGACAAACCCACTTTCTCGGCCAGGTCAATTCGACGAAGCTTTTCGTCCGGCGCCTGGCTAAGGTGAAACAGAATCATGAAATCGTTCAGGCTGAGACTATGAAAACTCAAGCGGGCATCAAAGCGCCGGGCAATGAGTGCCTGGGTCATTGTTAGATTTAAAAAGAACTTGAGGGAAGTTGATATATTTTCCATTTACTTGAATTTTAATTGAAAAGTAAAATACTTACCAAGTATAACTACATTTTCAATTCAAAACAATACCTGCTTCAAAAGCTCACAAAAAAAACTATTGACAAATATCAGAACAGACTCTACTTTACCAATCAGTTAATTAACTATTTAGTTAAACAAAGTAATGTTCATGCCAGCAGGTCAACTCAGTTCCACCTTTCATGCGTTAGCCGATCGCCTCACCGGGCCATTCTCTCCGGTTTAACCACGGGTGAAAAAATCGTCTCGGATCTGACCGAGCCTTGGAATGAGCCTGCAGGCCATCACAAAACTCCTGAAAGTACTGGAAAAGGCAAAACCCGACAGGTAAGTACCACTCTTTTTGATACTCCTGAAACACGCAAGAAAATGGTCAAAATGGGCATGGTCGAAGGCAGGAACAGTTCGAGGAAACGTATGGATGAAGATTTATCATCCATTCAATAATTAGGTATAAGACCTCCAAGGTTTCTAAAACCTTGGAGGTCTGATTATGAACAACAAACTAATCTATCACCAAAATAGGATCCAGGAAATATTATGAAAACAGCTAAAACACTTGAAGATCAAAAACTCATATTAACCCGGAATTTTGACGCTCCTCCTTCTCTCCTGTTCAAGATATGGAGCGATTGCAAGCACCTGAAACACTGGTGGGGGCCAAAAGAATGGCCGATGGATGAATGTGAATTAGATTTCCGAAAAGGCGGCCAATGGAAATATTGTCTCCGCGGTCCCAGCGAAGGGGATGAATCCTGGGGATTGGCCATTTATCAAGAAATAAGAGAGCCGGATACCATTGCATATAAAGATCACTTTACAGATGCGAAAGGAAATGTGGTACCCGATATGCCCAACATGATTATCCAAGTAAAGTTTGAGGAACACGATGGCAAAACAACTCAACGCATAACTGTGAATTTTGACACCAACAAAGAACGCGATAAAATTGTAGAAATGGGCATGGCCGAAGGTATGGATAGTTCACTGGACCGGGTGGATGATTATCTGGCTGAAATCCAATAATTACATTCAGACCTCCAGGGTTTTTCGCGAAGCAATCCCTTTAGGAGAAAACCTTGGAGGTCTTATTAATCAATTAAAACCCAATCCAATTTTATGATCCATTATGAAGAAAATCATTCAAAATATTGCCTGTCAGCTTGTTGGTTTGATGTTCATCAATGCCGGGTTGAATAAATTTCTCCAATATATCCCTGTGCCTGATGATTTGCCTGAGCAAGTAGCACATATGAACGCAGCTATAGCAGAAATCGGCTGGCTGTTGCCTCTTGTAGCCATTGCTGAAATAATCGGAGGCCTGTTATTTATTTTCCCCCGGTTCAGGGCTCTTGGAGCTATCATACTCTTCCCGGTTATCATTGGGATACTTATGATTCACCTTACGGTCGCTCCTTCCGGATTACCCTTGGCAATGGCGATCTTCCTTGTCCTCTTATGGGGAATGTATGACCACCGGGATAAATACCTGCAATTGGTAAATATGTCTCATCAGGACAGTATAGCTGAACTGGCCGAGTGATCCATCTCAATTAAAAACAGAAAGAATCCACCGACGAAAATTAATCCTATGAGAACCCTCAAACTACAAGTACAAATTACTGCGGATGGCTTCGTTGCCGGTCCCGATGGCCAACAAGACTGGATGACCTGGGACTGGGACGACGAACTGCAACAGTTTGCAGATAAAATCACATCCCCGGTGGACTGCATTGTGATGGGCCGAAAACTGGCTGAAGGCTTTATCCCGTACTGGGCCCAAGTGGCCGAAGATCCCGATAATCCGGAGCAGGAATCAGGCAAGAAATTCAACGAAACCCCAAAAGTGGTATTCAGCCACTCGCTGGAAAAATCGAAATGGGAAAATACCGATCTTGTAAAAGGTGATTTGGTGGATGAAATCACTCAACTGAAGCAAGAGGATGGCCGCGAAATTATTGCTTACGGCGGGGCTACCTTTGTATCAAACCTGGTTAAACACGAGCTGGTTGATGAGTTTTACCTGTTTGTGAACCCGGTGGCCATCGGCAGCGGAATGCCCATTTTTGGTAAACTCACTGATTACCAAAGCCTGAATTTGGTGCAGACCCGTGCTTTTGATTGCGGAATAGTGTTACTGCACTATGAGCCAAAATAAGTTTAACCCTCCAAGGGTTCACAACCCTTGGAGGGTTGTTTCCAATGTCGCATTTGCCCCTTGTGATTGTCGCAAACACAAACCTCAAGTATCCCAAAATTCATAC
The window above is part of the Rhodohalobacter sp. SW132 genome. Proteins encoded here:
- a CDS encoding GNAT family N-acetyltransferase codes for the protein MTEATIRFAKETDLAEIVELCHQHALYEKSEYDKTGKQEKLKTHLFCDQPHFNCLVAEVHNEVVGYATYIKQFATWDADFYIYMDCLFLNEKSRGYGIGEQIMNRIKEESQKMGCNLIQWQTPDFNTGAIRFYKRIGATSKSKERFFLEF
- a CDS encoding MarR family winged helix-turn-helix transcriptional regulator, which encodes MENISTSLKFFLNLTMTQALIARRFDARLSFHSLSLNDFMILFHLSQAPDEKLRRIDLAEKVGLSASAITKKISPLEKIGMVEKEANARDARVSLVKLAKGGKRILEEAMSSAEMAAEELYPKEKEQKLEASNQVLIELGGSVR
- a CDS encoding SRPBCC domain-containing protein — protein: MKTAKTLEDQKLILTRNFDAPPSLLFKIWSDCKHLKHWWGPKEWPMDECELDFRKGGQWKYCLRGPSEGDESWGLAIYQEIREPDTIAYKDHFTDAKGNVVPDMPNMIIQVKFEEHDGKTTQRITVNFDTNKERDKIVEMGMAEGMDSSLDRVDDYLAEIQ
- a CDS encoding DoxX family protein, translated to MKKIIQNIACQLVGLMFINAGLNKFLQYIPVPDDLPEQVAHMNAAIAEIGWLLPLVAIAEIIGGLLFIFPRFRALGAIILFPVIIGILMIHLTVAPSGLPLAMAIFLVLLWGMYDHRDKYLQLVNMSHQDSIAELAE
- a CDS encoding dihydrofolate reductase family protein → MRTLKLQVQITADGFVAGPDGQQDWMTWDWDDELQQFADKITSPVDCIVMGRKLAEGFIPYWAQVAEDPDNPEQESGKKFNETPKVVFSHSLEKSKWENTDLVKGDLVDEITQLKQEDGREIIAYGGATFVSNLVKHELVDEFYLFVNPVAIGSGMPIFGKLTDYQSLNLVQTRAFDCGIVLLHYEPK